atgtttcacctagttggcttggTGATTTGAATCAGCAACCTATCAGTTAAACCTCATCACACTTAAccgttaggctacctgccaaccaTAGACTCGCCATTGGGAACAATTAAGATAATGACCATGGgttaaaagtttttaaaaaacatgGTTGTTAGGTTAAACAAGTGGACATTCTCCAACTCTATAAATATAGGGATTGTGTGATGCTAATGCCTCTGGTTGTGCTCTGCCTCTCCCCCATAGATTCCAACACTGAGTGTGCCTACATACCAGCCAACCACCAGTATCCCACAGCGCCTAGAAGCCATACAGAAATACATCAGGGATTTGCAGTATCCTTTGCCTGGAATGGTAGAACTGCTTGTCACTATTGCCAAGCTCTGAACCAATGATAGCCCAGGTAGCCGAGATAAAGCTATGACTATTCATTGGACCTCAAGGTGAAGTTGTTGGTCATGGTCAGTTTTTATGATTGACAGGGTGGGCTGAACAGTCTAGGACATATCCAGATATGTCAACAAAATATACATTAGGTTGATCAAACATGAATGTGTAAAGATTCTAAATTCCATGCATGATGCAAGCACACTATGCTCTGGGTTGGAATTCAAGATAGGTCTTCTGAAATATGTGTTAGCCATGCACTGTATTATGTATTGCTTTAAGCTTCATACATAATTCATAGACATAGGCACGAGCTGATTCCATGCTATGGAAACTGGGCCACACACAGTAGATGTACTGAAGAAGTATTATGGTGGTGAATGACCAGTAAAATAGTTCATATGTACTTCATACTTGTTTGACTCCGTCTTTTTAGGACAATATCAATTTATGTCACAACATCTCAGAATGTAGGCCATGTTTAGGCTATAATCTATTTTAAGCATAAACATTAGCACTTCTCAGCTCAAGAAGCTCATCCATAATTCACAAACGAGGAACTATGAATATCAGAAATCACTTAACATGGTTTTATTCCCCATTAGAAAATGTTTAGTTGTGTTTGAACAGTTCCATGTTGTTTCACTCCCTCTGCATTCTTTGTACTTAACAATATCCTACAGGTACAATCACACAGGAACACAGTTTTTTGAAATCAAGAAGAGCAGGCCTCTTACTGCGTAAGCACAGTTTCTTCTATCCAATTAATGTTTCCTAACATTTCGTTTTAGCTTAGCTCTTTGATGATCCTAATGGTTTGTAAATGTCAGACAGTGTAAGTGACATGACTGTTGTCCGCCAGAGAGAATCTCAGGGTTTGACGAAATAGCTTTTCCTGGAGCTGCAGAGAGGCCACAGAGGCAGCAAACAGAAGAAGCAGCTGAGGATGTTTaccaccagcagcataccaccctgcataccactgctggcttgcttctgaagctatgcagggttggtcctggtcagtccctggatgggagaccagatgctgctggaagtggtgttggagggccagtaggaggcactctttcctctggtctaaaaaaaaaatatcccaattccccagggcagtgattggggacactgccctgtgtagggtgccgtctttcggatgggacgttaaacgggtgtcctgactctctgaggtcattaaagatcccatggcacttgtcgtaagagtaggggtgttaaccccggtgtcctggctaaattcccaatctggccctcaaaccatcatggtcacccaataatccccagtttacaattggctcattcatccccctcctctcccctgtaactattccccaggtcgttgctgcaaatgagaacgtgttctcagtcaacttacctggtaaaataacggtaaaataaataaataaattgcttTCTAGTTGTGCTGATCATGACAGAAGCTGAAGGAACTGGATGTCTGTTGCACCCCAGGGCTGAGGGGACAGGAACTGTTATCATAGCCTAATAGGATCTGTTTCCCGGGCAGGAGCTTCTAGTACATTTTGCTTGCTCATCCACTCAGTTTGTGACTTTTAGCACCAGACGATTTTATTTCAATGATTTTCAAAATGCCAGTTTTCTAAGCTTTGAGATCTTTTTAGTAATCAATAGTTTCGCCTAAAGGAGGTAATCATTTTCTCTTTGCATGCATACAAATGTCCTGTAATATGTTCAAATGTCCTTCAGGCCATTTAGAATCCATGTTTAGAATTATTACCTTTAGTGTCGACTATTTTGTTGCCTTTTCCTTCGGGTGTATTCTAACCCTCAAATTCTGTGTAGGTTGATGGACATCGCCAAGGAGATGATCCGGGAGTCACTACCAATCAAGTGTCTGGAGGCAGTGATCCTTGGAATGTATCCTTTCCTTTAATTAGCTTAGGTATTCCATGGGTCACAGCGACAGCACGTGGAAATTGTAATGAGCTTCTTATGCCCGTGTTTTTACCTGCACATCATTTTTTTGTCAAATTTTGGAGACTTAGGAATGGGGTGAGGATAAATGATGACCTGGAAATGTTGTTTTCCAACTGAGTGTTTATGGGAAACTAAAAATAGCCCAGAGTGATGCCCCAAACAGTGTGGTAACAGGGATTTAGATAAGACAAAGCTTTATGGGCACAACCAGGGCATCCAAGTATTATGTGATTAGAACTGACTTGTGTGCTTACAGTCTGAGACTACTCTATGTGACTAATGTCTTCTTGTTTAAAAAACAGATCATTGGAGCTTGAAAACTGTTGTCTATGTTACCCTGTAAAGGAGCACTCCAGTGTGAGCATACAAACAGGTAAGTTATAATAGGGGTTTCCATTTCCTTGACCTTGCCTGTCCCAGTTACCTCAGCAACAGCATGCCGGGTGTGGAGCGCTTCCCCCTCAGCTTTAAGACGCAGTTCTCAGGGAACCACTTTTGCCACATCGTGCTGGGGGTACACAGCGGTGGCCGCTTCGGGGCACTGGGCATCAGCCGGCGGGAGGACCTCATGTTCAAACCCCTGGAGTTCCGCACGCTAGCTGACCTGGTGCAGGAGTTTGAGGGGGCCTACAGGGGCTACTGGCACACCTTGAGGAAGGTGAAGATTGGTCAGTATGTGTCCCATGACCCCCACAGTGTGGAACAGATAGACTGGAAACACTCCATAATAGACGTGGACAAACTGACCAAGGAGGAGCTgcggagagagctggagagacaCACCCGGGACATGAGGCTGAAGGTAAAGGACCAGGGATACAGAGATCATCTGTTAGAGTGTAGTGATGGCATGTACAGCGCTAAAGCAGGACATGTTCACACATCCAGGAAGGATCCTGGGGACTGAGATGGAAAATGTCCATGAACCAAACCAGTCAGCTTCCTTTATTAGACAATTCTAGTGATTGCATTAGATccaaccagtggtggaaaaagtacctaactgtcatacttgagtaaaagtaaagataccgtaatagaaaatgactcaagtaaaagtcacccagtaaaatactactagagtaaaagtctaaaggtatttggttttaaatatacttaagtatcaaaagtcaatgtaacagctaaaatatacttaagtatcagaagtaaaagtataaataatttcaaatatcttatattatgcaaaccagacggcaccattttcttgtttttaaaatttacggatagccaggggcacgctccaaaactcagacataatttacaaacaaagcatgtgtttagtccaccagatcagagacagtagggatgaccagggatgttttcttgataagtgtgtgaattagacaaat
This Salvelinus fontinalis isolate EN_2023a chromosome 16, ASM2944872v1, whole genome shotgun sequence DNA region includes the following protein-coding sequences:
- the LOC129812878 gene encoding tubulinyl-Tyr carboxypeptidase 1-like isoform X1 is translated as MLRTTVGCVGVEERDEEQEDEGEEDLRDGGVPFFVNRGGLPVDEETWEQMWRHVARIHPNGEAIGTRIRGASDLPKIPTLSVPTYQPTTSIPQRLEAIQKYIRDLQYNHTGTQFFEIKKSRPLTALMDIAKEMIRESLPIKCLEAVILGIYLSNSMPGVERFPLSFKTQFSGNHFCHIVLGVHSGGRFGALGISRREDLMFKPLEFRTLADLVQEFEGAYRGYWHTLRKVKIGQYVSHDPHSVEQIDWKHSIIDVDKLTKEELRRELERHTRDMRLKIGKAAPPSPTKDRKSNMGSPLRNPGSPMRRNSRIERRPSGEKKVLDPKPPPDMNGYQIRV
- the LOC129812878 gene encoding tubulinyl-Tyr carboxypeptidase 1-like isoform X2 — protein: MRRPGSRCGGMWPGFTLMIPTLSVPTYQPTTSIPQRLEAIQKYIRDLQYNHTGTQFFEIKKSRPLTALMDIAKEMIRESLPIKCLEAVILGIYLSNSMPGVERFPLSFKTQFSGNHFCHIVLGVHSGGRFGALGISRREDLMFKPLEFRTLADLVQEFEGAYRGYWHTLRKVKIGQYVSHDPHSVEQIDWKHSIIDVDKLTKEELRRELERHTRDMRLKIGKAAPPSPTKDRKSNMGSPLRNPGSPMRRNSRIERRPSGEKKVLDPKPPPDMNGYQIRV